A region of Toxotes jaculatrix isolate fToxJac2 chromosome 23, fToxJac2.pri, whole genome shotgun sequence DNA encodes the following proteins:
- the nhsl2 gene encoding NHS-like protein 2 isoform X2 — protein MDHSGLLCSNTPTASWNGPKGSTFSPGAWNEPYNYSMNKGPAVPPKQHSIIGNAGGGTQDGVMLVSSGQSMSSHSSSFTSVTETSGRGGNIMLGTSLSAAMMGKRSETEGAAADGGRGGGGGVAEAGRGRERSARSIAAQNAFKFRERSLSTPTDSGSFCFTEGGIGQPDGNIMSGNGNALAITDHQQQHHHFLGLGENYALLYPRGSSEDSASTTDTISVTASDYSADGRLRLRSRSISLKKSKRKPPPPVRSVSLMKNLGEAEGRIHHEGGLYRDGRPKSLHIPRDHFPDFQPDFLLPSSSSSSKPSVSERELGHRGCDGPPSLEVQAPEREGETELTFPTHWQLGEWKNDPYRSLSGSSTATGTTVIECMKVRGSSESLLDSPSTSRATSPSQISMETDVKASSPFKPPGLMSPSSGYSSQSETPTPTVPLNQVASQGTLSSSGCKMRPKIPERKSSLPSPKDPAARSRLSFEMPGNAHLELSSIKPKQKASRRHSDTSTAAKPGKISPSSSQALPVVTQNELKTVRLRSVSRGDLEDCPDGASDTIEEEQHGRDLSEVPSPPPTLPKPRPPVAVKPPLPKRPINLLLKSPSPSSTSPLALDSPPASPVDRPVPLGNIYKVMKKPKPKKPPPQTSTNPTVVPDSNSTTTPQTAYDHPFLPHSQSLFDLPPLPDPQPLLEDPTLEPEFEADPEIRLGPEDGGSLPSPCSNQEAPELQDKSKTLPSRMTISCLAELSDKKKPKVPPPVPKKPNVLLLPTSVHSSSNGNTDRQTPQTDSPVGLRSPVGTFPPDDIPSAPDVPDMPEQDENHLGTDEESSKESSLQSSLQDSSLTELEGKMANTRIGADDSCEKTVLHIAEETDDDLLASTPTTHTTEDLFTIIHRSKRKVLGRKEPSDSFGSRQSLVSPVKHSTSGSDLRNLTLGSSQRSSSRNENFMALLQKKGSKSSSGGARVSAMELLKSTNPLARRVTEFSTTTSTTAEGGEAAPGNSKPNDQ, from the exons ATGGACCACTCTGGGCTGCTGTGCTCAAACACACCCACCGCTTCCTGGAATGGACCAAAGGGCTCCACATTTTCTCCTGGAGCGTGGAACGAGCCTTACAACTACAGCATGAACAAAGGCCCAGCAGTTCCTCCCAAACAGCACAGCATCATCGGTAATGCAGGAGGAGGGACTCAGGACGGGGTGATGCTGGTGAGCTCGGGACAGTCGATGAGCTCACATTCCAGTTCATTCACGTCTGTGACAGAAACTTCCGGGAGAGGAGGGAATATCATGCTGGGGACTTCACTATCAGCGGCGATGATGGGGAAGCGGAGTGAGACAGAAGGAGCTGCCGCGGacggagggagaggaggaggagggggagttgccgaggcagggagagggagggagcgttCAGCACGTTCCATAGCAGCACAGAACGCCTTCAAGTTCCGGGAACGTTCCCTTTCCACGCCCACGGATTCTGGTTCCTTCTGCTTTACAGAAGGTGGTATAGGCCAGCCAGATGGGAACATCATGTCAGGGAACGGGAATGCGTTGGCAATAACAGACCACCAACAACAGCATCACCACTTCCTGGGTTTGGGTGAGAACTATGCCCTCCTCTACCCTCGAGGGAGCTCCGAAGACAGCGCCAGTACCACCGATACAATCTCTGTCACAGCTTCAGACTACAGCGCCGATGGACGCTTGCGCCTACGCTCTCGCTCCATCTCACTTAAGAAATCCAAGCGCAAGCCACCACCTCCTGTGAGGAGCGTCTCTCTAATGAAGAACCTTGGAGAAGCTGAGGGAAGAATCCACCATGAAGGTGGACTTTACCGGGATGGTCGGCCAAAGAGCCTGCACATCCCCAGAGACCACTTCCCAGACTTCCAGCCTGATTTTCTCCTGCCCAGCTCGTCCAGCTCCTCTAAACCCAGTGTTAGTGAGAGGGAGCTGGGCCACAGAGGCTGCGACGGACCTCCAAGCTTGGAGGTTCAGGcaccagagagggagggagagacagagctgaCCTTCCCTACTCACTGGCAGCTGGGGGAGTGGAAGAATGACCCCTACAG gTCTCTGTCAGGCTCCAGCACAGCAACGGGTACCACAGTGATTGAATGTATGAAAGTCAGAGGCAGCTCCGAGTCCCTTCTTgactctccctccacctccagagcCACCTCACCCTCGCAGATCTCCATGGAAACTGATGTCAAGGCATCCTCACCCTTCAAACCCCCAGGACTTATGTCCCCATCAAGTGGCTACTCCAGCCAGTCAGAGACTCCCACCCCAACTGTCCCACTCAATCAAGTGGCAAGTCAGGGGACATTGTCATCATCAGGGTGTAAGATGCGCCCAAAGATCCCAGAAAGGAAATCATCACTACCATCACCCAAGGACCCAGCCGCGAGATCTAGATTGTCCTTTGAGATGCCTGGGAATGCACACCTGGAGCTGTCCTCTATCAAGCCAAAGCAAAAGGCCAGCAGACGGCATTCTGACACATCGACAGCTGCAAAACCAGGAAAAATCAGCCCCAGCTCTTCACAGGCCTTGCCTGTGGTTACCCAGAATGAGCTCAAGACTGTTAGGCTTCGCTCTGTCTCTCGTGGTGACCTAGAGGACTGCCCTGATGGTGCGTCTGACACCATCGAAGAAGAACAGCATGGCCGAGACTTAAGTGAAGTGCCCAGCCCCCCACCCACTCTACCAAAACCCAGACCACCTGTTGCTGTCAAGCCCCCCTTGCCCAAGCGGCCCATAAACCTCCTCCTCAAgtctccttccccctcctccactTCCCCCCTCGCCCTCGACTCACCTCCTGCCTCACCCGTGGACCGGCCTGTGCCTCTGGGCAACATCTACAAAGTCATGaaaaaacccaaacccaaaAAACCACCACCGCAAACTTCCACAAATCCTACTGTTGTCCCAGATTCAAATTCCACCACCACCCCGCAAACAGCATATGATCATCCATTCCTCCCCCACTCCCAGTCTCTCTTTGATCTCCCGCCCCTCCCTGACCCGCAGCCTCTTCTGGAGGACCCAACTTTAGAGCCTGAATTTGAGGCAGACCCTGAAATCCGGCTTGGTCCCGAGGACGGAGGCTCACTCCCTTCTCCCTGCAGCAACCAGGAGGCCCCAGAGCTCCAGGACAAGAGCAAGACACTCCCCTCAAGAATGACAATCTCATGTCTGGCAGAGCTGTCAGACAAAAAGAAGCCCAAG GTTCCACCTCCAGTCCCCAAGAAGCCAAATGTTCTGCTTCTTCCCACGTCAGTCCACTCATCCAGTAATGGCAACACGGATCGACAGACGCCGCAGACTGACAGCCCTGTGGGCCTTCGGTCTCCTGTTGGAACGTTCCCACCAGATGATATTCCCAGTGCTCCTGATGTTCCAGATATGCCAGAGCAAGATGAGAACCACTTGGGAACAGACGAGGAGAGTTCAAAAGAGTCGTCACTTCAGTCATCTCTGCAGGACTCCTCTCTCACAGAACTGGAAGGGAAGATGGCCAACACTAGGATTGGGGCAG ATGACTCCTGTGAGAAGACAGTACTCCACATCgcagaggaaacagatgatGACTTGTTGGCCAGCACACCTACGACACACACCACTGAAGACCTGTTCACTATTATACACAG ATCCAAGCGAAAGGTTCTGGGGCGTAAGGAGCCATCTGACTCCTTTGGCAGCCGCCAGAGCCTGGTATCCCCGGTGAAGCACAGCACCAGCGGTAGCGACCTCCGAAACCTGACCTTAGGCAGCAGTCAGAGGTCAAGCTCCCGCAATGAGAACTTCATGGCCCTGCTTCAGAAGAAAGGCAGCAAGTCTTCCAGTGGAGGGGCCAGAGTTTCTGCCATGGAGCTTCTCAAAAGCACAAATCCTCTGGCACGACGGGTCACAGAGTTCTCAACCACCACATCGACGACCGCCGAGGGAGGCGAGGCAGCACCCGGGAACAGCAAACCCAACGATCAATGA